A single window of Callithrix jacchus isolate 240 chromosome 6, calJac240_pri, whole genome shotgun sequence DNA harbors:
- the FZD7 gene encoding frizzled-7: MRGPGAAASRSPLGLCALVLTLLGALSAGAGAQPYHGEKGISVPDHGFCQPISIPLCTDIAYNQTILPNLLGHTNQEDAGLEVHQFYPLVKVQCSPELRFFLCSMYAPVCTVLDQAIPPCRSLCERARQGCEALMNKFGFQWPERLRCENFPVHGAGEICVGQNTSDGSGGPGGGPTAYPTAPYLPDLPYTALPPGAADGRGRPAFPFSCPRQLKVPPYLGYRFLGERDCGAPCEPGRANGLMYFKEEERRFARLWVGVWSVLCCASTLFTVLTYLVDMRRFSYPERPIIFLSGCYFMVAVAHVAGFLLEDRAVCVERFSDDGYRTVAQGTKKEGCTILFMVLYFFGMASSIWWVILSLTWFLAAGMKWGHEAIEANSQYFHLAAWAVPAVKTITILAMGQVDGDLLSGVCYVGLSSVDALRGFVLAPLFVYLFIGTSFLLAGFVSLFRIRTIMKHDGTKTEKLEKLMVRIGVFSVLYTVPATIVLACYFYEQAFREHWERTWLLQTCKSYAVPCPPGHFPPMSPDFTVFMIKYLMTMIVGITTGFWIWSGKTLQSWRRFYHRLSHSSKGETAV; encoded by the coding sequence ATGCGGGGCCCCGGCGCAGCCGCCTCGCGCTCTCCCCTGGGCCTTTGCGCCCTGGTGCTGACGCTGCTGGGCGCGCTGTCCGCGGGCGCCGGGGCGCAGCCGTACCACGGAGAGAAGGGCATCTCCGTGCCGGACCACGGCTTCTGCCAGCCCATCTCCATCCCGCTGTGCACGGACATCGCCTACAAccagaccatcctgcccaacttGCTGGGCCACACGAACCAAGAGGACGCGGGCCTCGAGGTGCACCAGTTCTACCCGCTAGTGAAAGTGCAGTGCTCTCCCGAACTGCGCTTCTTCCTGTGCTCCATGTACGCGCCCGTGTGCACCGTGCTCGATCAGGCTATCCCGCCGTGCCGTTCCCTGTGCGAGCGCGCCCGCCAGGGCTGCGAGGCGCTCATGAACAAGTTCGGCTTCCAGTGGCCCGAGCGGCTGCGCTGCGAGAACTTCCCAGTGCACGGCGCGGGCGAGATCTGCGTGGGCCAGAACACGTCGGATGGCTCCGGGGGCCCAGGCGGCGGCCCCACTGCCTACCCTACTGCACCATACCTGCCGGACCTGCCCTATACCGCGCTGCCCCCGGGGGCCGCAGATGGCAGGGGGCGTCCCGCCTTCCCCTTCTCATGCCCCCGCCAGCTCAAAGTGCCCCCCTACCTGGGCTACCGCTTCCTGGGTGAGCGCGACTGCGGCGCCCCGTGCGAACCCGGCCGTGCCAACGGCCTGATGTACTTTAAGGAGGAGGAAAGGCGCTTCGCCCGCCTCTGGGTGGGCGTGTGGTCGGTGCTGTGCTGCGCCTCGACGCTCTTTACTGTTCTCACCTACCTGGTGGACATGCGGCGCTTCAGCTACCCAGAGCGGCCCATCATCTTCCTGTCGGGCTGCTACTTCATGGTAGCCGTGGCGCACGTGGCCGGCTTCCTTCTGGAGGACCGCGCCGTGTGCGTGGAGCGCTTCTCGGATGATGGCTACCGCACGGTGGCGCAGGGCACCAAGAAGGAGGGCTGCACCATCCTCTTCATGGTGCTCTACTTCTTTGGCATGGCCAGCTCCATCTGGTGGGTCATTCTGTCGCTCACTTGGTTCCTGGCGGCCGGCATGAAATGGGGCCACGAGGCTATCGAGGCCAACTCGCAGTACTTCCACCTGGCCGCGTGGGCCGTGCCCGCCGTCAAGACCATCACTATCCTGGCCATGGGCCAGGTGGATGGGGACCTGCTCAGCGGGGTGTGCTACGTTGGCCTGTCCAGTGTGGACGCGCTGCGAGGCTTTGTGCTGGCGCCTCTGTTCGTCTACCTCTTCATCGGCACGTCCTTCCTGCTGGCGGGCTTCGTGTCTCTCTTCCGTATCCGCACCATTATGAAACACGACGGCACCAAGACGGAGAAGCTGGAGAAGCTCATGGTGCGCATCGGAGTCTTCAGCGTGCTCTACACTGTGCCCGCCACCATCGTGCTGGCCTGCTACTTCTACGAGCAGGCCTTCCGCGAGCACTGGGAGCGCACCTGGCTCCTGCAGACATGCAAGAGCTACGCTGTGCCCTGCCCGCCCGGCCATTTCCCACCCATGAGCCCCGACTTCACCGTCTTTATGATCAAGTACCTGATGACCATGATCGTGGGCATCACCACTGGCTTCTGGATCTGGTCGGGCAAGACTCTGCAGTCGTGGCGCCGCTTCTACCACAGACTCAGCCACAGCAGCAAGGGGGAGACTGCGGTATGA